GCAACGAAAAACCTTAAGAGGAAGGAGAGGTGTGGTAGATTTCAAGCATTACCcgaaagaaaaacataaaatgcaaaataaaaaagaactcTTGCGGAAACGTACACCATTGAATGAAGAACAACCTTAATAGTTGTAAAACAAACCCAAATTTAGTAGCCAATATCTACAAAACTTAACATTCCATTAAACTACTAAAATCTGGTAGTATAAAAAGGTTAGACCTCCACAGATGTCTTAATCAAATAATTTGTAATacaatatttctaaaaaaaatattttaaaatcttgctgaaagaaacaaaatacaatgatagaaaaaactaaaataatataacaaaatagaAAACCCCACGGCGTCATAAAATCCTTTATCAATTAAGTTATTTGCTGGTCTCTTTTtaggttttattatattatttgtctCTGAATATTGACTTGGGTCTACACAATAATATTGTTCTTACAATAAGTTAACTAGCAGTTGAACAATATGTTTAATTCATTCGccaatttttatttctaaactcATAAATGGTCAATAATTTAtcctaaatttaatttttaaaaatttagaatgacGCAAAGTTTGAGATCTAACATTAAAATCAACATGCCATTGACCAGTACTACAAAGCTCTTTGTCTTATACTACCCCTTTCATTTAGCCAAATTTGAGGGTGAGTGCGGTTGTGGAGGTTGTAGATCTTGGACTCGGATGAGTGTCCCAGCTCAGACTCGAGGGCGGTTCTCGAGCAGGCCTCTATATTACTTTAGAGGATGATCTTTGCTCAGGTGACATGTTGAATCAGCTTCTTGCTTGCATTGTTGGTCGTGGTTCCACTTTGTCATGGGGTTTCTTCTTTAATACATGTATTGACTCGATCTCTCATTCAAATGCATTAAGTTTGTATCGGTTCCTTTTATTCATGTTTGCTACTAAGCTGAACAGATGAAGTATTTATTGTCTTATTTAATGGAAATTATATTTAGTAGAATTTGTTTCCAtgtcttttacttttttttgccATGGAACCAATTCTTGAGGTGTTACATTTTATTATCCACTCTTTGTAACCTTCATACTTCATTGCTTGAGATAGTATTTACAttcttaaaaaagaaattattaacCAGTACtataagagcatgattattgcaaagGTTTTTAGCAAAAGTTCTTAGTAcagatatatgtatatatatgtatatgtatatatacacatatgtgTATTAAGGATTTTTGCTAAGAACctttgcaataatcatgctctaaagTTCTTAGTCATATGTTCCCGAGCAAAAATCCCGGGCATAGCCCGGGCCTACCCTCATATCTGtatataagattataatttaaacaCTTTGGGCTTAATAAATACATAACAATTGATTGGGCCAATTAACAAaacacataaatttaaaaaaattcttatttaacgtttcaatctttttttttctagacaCGTAcacctcttcttttttttttgccagccttctttttctttggttaAAAGACAGATTCTTCTTTTCATTCTTCTGCCCTTTTGAGAATTATAATGACAAAAGAACTCTTGACAAATTAAAACTTTTTCTTTGGACAAACAAACTAAAACTATACTATAaaatacttcctccgtttcatattataagtagttttagcaaaaaaaaattgtttcacaatGTAAGTAGTTTTAACATTTCAAGACAGctttatatttattgaatagtgtgtaaccaattaaataatgttagctattttattattggttaaaataatatattaaataatactttttaaCAAATGATTACTTTTCTTAATATTAATGCTTTTAGCTAAAACTACTTATAATTTGGAACAGAAAGAGTATCAAAGAGATCTGATATATACAAAAGAAATGAACTGGTGCCGTAACACCAAGTCGCACGTTCTTGAATGAGAGTTGTTTCAATCCAATGCTTAAATAACAATTCAATCCTGCCTTCCCCATAGTTTGGTCGATTATGCTTTATCTTTAGTTGTCAATGATAACCTTAATTTGCTGGTCcttttgttttaactttatataataGAGTTTCATTATCATTTACGGTCAAGTTAGAGAATCAAATAACCCATCTTTTAAGGTTTCCATCTTTTAAACAAGAAAACTAGTGAATTAGAACATCTTCAATGATGATATCTCGGTTACtaaaaaaagagataaatttcacaaataaaaattctaaacaaattCTTAGAAACATTTGACAACACTTAACTCTGTATCAGTTATTTacacatttttataatttttaattaaactatataactaaattatattaaattattattgtatatgatttttaaaaaaacttgcATTAGTTTTTTGCCTATAATGatgttttgatttgttgtttTGGTGGTAGCTGGCcatcttaaacaaaaaaaaaatctcaagttGTAAATAGGTTTTTAtacgacaaaaaaaagaactcttTAGCAacaaataatttcatttttggGTAGAATATCTTTCTCTCGGCGTATTTTAACTGGCTCCCTCTTTTGGGCTTCTTTTCCTCATCTGCTATCGTATTCCATATAGCAAAGTGGGGCTTTTGGCTGCAATAAACAcgttccttttaaaaaaaagtaaccaCTTTCTAGATATTTTCACCTTTCCCAATCAGATCTGGTAACAGTAAGAGTTTGTGTTCTTGAAACAAGAGAGAAAGTTTGAAAGAGTTTGCAGTTTCTGTGTGAAATTAAAGGAGTTTGGAGTCACAATCGTCGAGTTTGAAAAAAGCTAAGCAATGTCATCTCAGCTGGACAAGGCATTACTACACATGTCcctggaagaagaagaagatgaaccaTTCATCTTGCCAGATACACCAGAATACTGTTCTGCAGGGAGAAATTCGCTGAGTTTGGTGGGTCGTCTTCTGAACCCATCTTGCCAAAGGATGTCTGACCTGATTCTGGACATGCCTCGAAAATGGCAACTCTATGATCGTGTCAAAGGCGTGGCGCTCTCGAAGGAAAGGTTCCAGTTCATATTCAAGTATGAACACGACCTATTGGACATTCTCAACAGAGGAGTTCACACCTTTAAGCTCTGGCCCATTGTTATGGAAAGATGGGTTGAAAAACCTCCTGAGGATTATCTCCAACACATCATGGTATGGGTTCAGATGAGGAATATCCCGGTTAATCACTACACAACAAAGGCTCTGTGGGCGTTGGGAGATTTTGCGGGCAAGGTTGTGGAGGTGGCTTTCGATCCAGAGAAACCCCAAGTAAGAGAATACATAAGAGCTCTGGTGAGGTTTAATGTGGCTAGACCGCTCAGAAGGTTTAAGAAAGTTACTATTCCGGGAGGAGAAGAAGTGAATATCAGGTATGACTATGAGAGGCTGCAGAAAAGATGTTATACCTGTCAAAGGCTCACTCATGAGAAGGAGCAATGTCCTTTATACCTTAAAAAAGGCGAGGAAGTGGGGAACTCAATGCCCTCGACAGCAGAAAGTAAGAGAACGGAGATCACTGAGCGTCTTAATAAAGAGGACCCTCTCTTCGGGATTATTCCTGATAAGCTCCTCGGAGTTGACCTGGCTTCAGGAAAACCTAAGATTGCGGCAGAGGTATTGGAGGGAATGCGTACCTACCTGATGATCGCTGAAGGACCTGA
The sequence above is drawn from the Raphanus sativus cultivar WK10039 chromosome 7, ASM80110v3, whole genome shotgun sequence genome and encodes:
- the LOC108815442 gene encoding uncharacterized protein LOC108815442 → MSSQLDKALLHMSLEEEEDEPFILPDTPEYCSAGRNSLSLVGRLLNPSCQRMSDLILDMPRKWQLYDRVKGVALSKERFQFIFKYEHDLLDILNRGVHTFKLWPIVMERWVEKPPEDYLQHIMVWVQMRNIPVNHYTTKALWALGDFAGKVVEVAFDPEKPQVREYIRALVRFNVARPLRRFKKVTIPGGEEVNIRYDYERLQKRCYTCQRLTHEKEQCPLYLKKGEEVGNSMPSTAESKRTEITERLNKEDPLFGIIPDKLLGVDLASGKPKIAAEVLEGMRTYLMIAEGPEKVARAERVKRSLEDLENDPIGRKTALMLEAPPTMTTDLDKGKGVVFDFSSQGRDTTNSNKLMASAIVAGERVLQSGKVVSELPTMGHLTGSLTSTFQQGSSTGFNAGFYETSASGTNLKKGRARRRPGTFKRKNIGKAVMKEDKAGGKKIGEGVVTDTKRKTREDVEPSQSSARFKKPLVVPREGPSSI